A stretch of DNA from Mycolicibacterium celeriflavum:
CCGAGCACCCGCTCGACCCGGACCTCGATGACGACGCGTTTCGGGTTGACCCGGGGTGTGCGGTAGCGCTGCGCATACCGCAGCTCGGCGTCACGGACGGCGTCGGGATCCGCGTTGACCTTGGCCTTGCCCTCCAGCGACAGCCAGCGGGCGCCGTCGACCTGGCTCAGCACCGCGACGCCCTGCCCATCGGCGTTCACCGCCTTCTGGGACCCGCCGCTGGTGATGACGCGGGCGATGTGGGTCTTCGGGTCGAACGTGAAGCCGACGGCGACGACGTGCGGTGAATTGTCCGATCGCAGCGTCGTCAGCATGGCCAGATGACGCTCGGACAGAAATGCCAGCGCGTCATCGGTCAGCCGGGTAGTTGCCTTCGCCATCGGGCTTCACCGTAGCGCAGGACATAATCGCTGCCATGACAGACACGGCTGACACCCGTCCGGCATTGGTCGTGGTTTTCGGCGGTCGCAGCGAGATCGGCGTCGAGGTGGCGACCCGGTTGGCGCCGGGAGCGACGGTGTTGCTGGCGGCCCGGCGCGCCCATGACCTCCAGGCGCAGGCGGCGGCCGTTCGCGCGGCGGGCGCCACGGCCGTGCACGTGCGTGAGTTCGACGCCGATGACCTCGCGTCGCACGGTCCGGTGGTCGACGCGATCATCGCCGAGCACGGGCCGATGGGCACCGCGGTGCTGGCCTTCGGCGTGCTCGGCGACCAGGCGCTCGCGGAGAAGGATGCCGCTCACGCCGCGGCGATTCTGCACACCGACTTCGTCGCACAGGCCAGCCTGCTGACGGTGCTCGCCGCGGCGATGCGCGGCGCAGGATCCGGGTCGATCGTCACGTTCTCGTCGATCGCCGGCGTGCGAGTGCGCCGCGCCAACTACGTGTACGGGTCCGCCAAGGCCGGGCTGGACGGCTTCTGCCGCGGGCTGGCCGACGCCCTGCACGGTTCGGGGGTGCACCTGCTGTTGGTGCGGCCCGGATTTGTGATCGGGCGGATGACGGCGGGCATGTCGCCGGCGCCGCTGTCGACCACACCGGCGAAGGTCGCCGACGCGACCGTCCGCGCACTCCGCAGAAGGCGAGGCGTGGTGTGGGTGCCCGCGCCGCTCGCACTGCTGGCATTCGCGTTCCGGGTCACGCCGCGGTTCGTGTGGCGGAGGATGCCGCGATGATCGTCGTGGTCGGTATCGGCGCCGACGGGATGGCCGGACTGTCACCGGATTCGAAGTCCGAACTACAAAGGGCAACAGTGGTTTACGGTTCGCGGCGCCAACTCGCGCTGCTGGACGACACCGTCACCGCGGCGCGCCGGGAGTGGCCCACACCGATGCTGCCCGCCCTGCAGGCGCTGCTGGAGGGCGTCGACGGAGACGTGCACGTGGTGGCGAGCGGCGACCCGCTGCTGCACGGCGTGGGTAGCTCGCTGATTCGCCTCTACGGCGCCGAGCGGGTGACCGTGCTGCCGCACGTGTCGTCGGTGACACTGGCCTGTTCGCGGCTGGGGTGGGCGGTGCAGGAGATCGAGGTCATCAGCCTGGTGCAGGGCGACCCGCACACCGCGGTGCGCCGCGGCGGGCAGGCCGTCGTGATGTCGCGCGACGGCGCGACCCCTGCGGCGCTGGCACGCCTGCTCACCGACACCGGTCGCGGCGACTCCGAGGTCAGCGTGCTCGAGCAACTCGGCGGTCCTGCAGAGCGCCGCCGAACCGCCACCGCACGCGACTGGGCGGCGCGGCCCCCGGACGACGTCGACGACCTCAACGTGGTCGCGGTGCGCTACCTGCCCGACGAGCGGCAACTCGGGGTGCTGCCCGACGAGATGTTCGCCAACGACGGCCAGCTCACCAAGCAACCGGTGCGGGCGGTGACGCTGGCGGCGCTGGCGCCGCGGCCCGGTCAACTGCTGTGGGATGTCGGCGCCGGATCGGGCAGCGTCGCGATCGAATGGTGTCGCAGCGGCGCCGGGTGTCGGGCGATCGCCTTCGAACGCGACGAACAACGCCGCAACCGCATCACCGACAACGTGGTCGCGTTCGGCGCGCGGGTGGAGGTGCAGTGCGCCGCGCCCGAGTCGTTCGAGTCCGTCCCCGCGCCCGACGCGGTCTTCGTGGGCGGCGGCCTGACGCAGCCGGGGCTGCTGGAGGCGTGCTTCGACCGGCTGCCCCCCGGCGGCAGGCTGGTCGTCAACGCCGTCACGGTGGAGACTGAAGCGCTTGTCGCCCAGTGGTATTCACAACAGGGTGGTGAGCTCCGGCGCTTCGAGCACCACCGCGGCGAGCCGCTCGGCGGGTTCACCGGATGGCGTCCGGCGATGCCGATCACGCAGTGGGCGGTGACCAGAAGATGACCGTCTACTTCATCGGCGCCGGACCGGGCGCGGCGGACCTCATCACCGTGCGTGGTCACCGACTGCTGAGCCGCTGCCCGGTCTGCCTCTACGCGGGTTCGATCATGCCCGAGGACTTGCTGGCGCTGTGCCCGCCGGACGCCCGCGTCGTCGACACCGGCCCGTTGACGCTCGAACAGATCGTCACCGAACTCGCCGATGCCCACGCCGCCGGCCTCGACGTGGCGCGGTTGCATTCCGGCGATCCGTCGATCTACAGCGCGCTCGCCGAGCAATGCCGCCGCCTCGTGGATCTCGGTGTCGACTACGAAATCGTGCCGGGAGTACCGGCTTTCGCCGCGGCCGCTGCCGTGTTGGGCCGCGAGCTCACCGTTCCCGGTGTCGCGCAGACGGTCACGTTGACCCGGGTGGCGACGCTGTCGACCGCGATGCCGGACGGTGAAGATCTGTCGACGCTGTCGGCGCCCGGTGCCACGCTGGTGCTGCATCTCGCGGCCGCGCAGATCGACGCGATCGTCCCGCAGCTGCTGGCCGGCGGGTACCAGCCCGAAACACCCTGCGCCGTGGTGGCGTTCGCGAGCTGGCCGCAGCAGCAGGTGGTGCGGTGCACGCTCGCGGACTTGGCGGTGCAGACGAAGGCGGCGGGCATCACCCGCACCGCGGTGATCATCGTGGGAGACGTGCTGGCGGCCGAGGGGTTCACCGACAGCTACCTGTACTCGTCGGATCGGATTCGGCGGGGCCGACACTGATGCGAATACTGCTGCTGGGCGGAACATCTGAAGCCCGCTCGCTGGCCGCTCGACTGCATCCCGACATCGAAGTGCTCAGTTCGCTCGCCGGCCGGGTGCCCCACCCCGCGTTACCGGTGGGCGAGGTGCGCATCGGCGGCTTCGGCGGCGTCGACGGGCTGCGGCGCTGGCTGTCCGACAACGGGGTCGACGCAGTCGTCGATGCCACGCACCCGTACGCGGCGACAATGACCGCCCACGCTGCTGTCGTCTGCGCCGAGTTGCGTCTGCCGCATCTGGTGTTGGTGCGGCCGGCCTGGCCGACCGGTGACGCGCTCGTCGTGAGCTCTGATGTCGAGGCGGCGAAAACCGTTGCCGCCGAGCCGTTCAGGCGGGTGTTTCTGACCACCGGGCGCTCCGGCGCCGCGGCGTTCAAGGACGTCGACGCGTGGTTTCTGATTCGGGCCGTCACGCCGCCCGACGCCCAGGATCTGCCGCGTCGTCACCAGGTGGTGCTGTCGCGCGGGCCGTACCGCTACGACGACGAACTGACGCTGCTGCGTGAGCACGGCATCGACGCGTTGGTCACCAAGAACAGTGGCGGGCAGATGACCCGCCCGAAACTGGATGCGGCTGCGGCCCTTGGAATTGCGGTGGTCATGGTGGACCGCCCGCCGCTGCCGTCCGGGGTGGCGACGGTCGCCACCGTCGACGACGCGGTCACGTGGGTCAGGGCGATGGGTACGACTTGATCAGCTCGAGGGTCTCGAGCTCCCGAATCGCCTGACAGCCCCTGCTCAACATGGTGAGGATCATCTCGTCACCGCGCTCGGTCGACGAGGCAAATGCGTATCCGAGTGCCGTGAGCACGGGAGCCTGTACCGCTCCCAACCGGTAGTCGCGCCAACAGGTGTCGAGGGCGTAATCCTTGACACCGTGACTTGCGAGCGCCTCATGGTAGACCTGCACGAGGTCCTTTTCGACGGTTGACCGGATCTGCGGTGTCAGGCTGGTCGCGGTGAAGTACGCAAGGTCGCGGGCAGGCAGGCCGACCCCGACTGTCTGCCAGTCGACGATGCTGATGCGCCTGCGGTCAGGGTCGAACAGCATGTTGTCGAGGCGGTAATCGCCATGCATCACCGCGAACCGGCCAGGCTCTGCCAACAGCCACGGAGTCACCAACGCCATTGCCGAGGCGAGGGTTTCGCGGTCCTCGGCGCTCATCGAGTCGCCGAGCTTGTCGATGGTGATCTCGGCCGCCATCCGGCACACCTCACCCATGCCGGTGGCCGCCGCCTCGTCGCCGGGTTTGGGCATCGCGATCCCCGACAGCTGCAGCCAGACACCGTCGCACCAGGTGGGGCCGTGCAGGCCCGCGAGGGCCTCGACCGCCAGCCGGGCCTCCCGCTCGGTGCATCCGGCGATCTGATCGCCCTGCACGGCGGGTGCCATATCGGCGAGTATCAGGACGAAATCAGTTCCGTCGTCGGTGATGTCGCTGTGAAAGCATTCGGGGACCGGGATGGCCACCTTGTCGGCGACGTCGGTGTAGAACTCGACCTCGGAGCGGTAACCGAGCGCCACGCGTTCACGAACGGCATCGTCCTGCGCAGGCAGCTTGACCGCGAAGGTGGCAGGCAGCGCGGTCTGCTCCGTGGAGTACGTCACCGCCACCCGATACGTGGCGCCGGTCTGGCCGGTGCCGATCGGCATCACGTCAACGGCTTCGACGTCAACGCCCAGCACCGAACCGAGCCAGCCCGGCGTCACATCTGCCGGACCGCGGGGAATGGTCATGCGCCGAAACGCTATCGGTAGGGGCGACAGTCGTCAACGAGGCTGGGCGGCAGCCAGTCAGAGTCGCGAGAGGCGCAGCCGCCACGCCTCTGGTCCGCGCTCGAGATAGTCCACCGAGATCCGCCCCGACGTGCGGTCGTGCAGCTGCCGCAGCAACGGCACCGGGTCGTGCGGCGCGACCAGCACCATGCTGGCGCCGACCGGAACGGCGTCGAATGCGCCGAAGACGGTCGCGTGGCGGATCGAGTGTGGAACCTCGCGCACGTCGAGCACGGGCTCCCCGGCGTCGGACTCGCAGCCGCACCTGTGCCCGCCCTCGACGCCGTGATGGCCGCCGAGCAACTCGTGCATCCCACCGAGGGCGTCCGCGAGGGAGACGTGTGGGTCGGCGGCCACGATCGGCAGGATCCGATCGTTCTCGTCGACGAGGTGGGTATCGAACAGCACCCGCAGCGCATGACCGGCCGCGGCGGCGCGCATTGGTGACGTCTCGGTCTGAATCCGGTCCACCAGGCCGCCGATGATGTGGTGCACGGCGATCATCGACTCGATCAACGGTCTGGCGCGCTCCGTGTTGGCGGCCGCGGGATACAGACGGGCCTCTTCAGCTGCGGCGTGTGGTAGCAGCTCACCGGTCAGAAACTCCGTTGCGGCCGCACGCGCCGCCTCGAAGTCGGCGCCGCGCTCGGCGGCCGACAGCATCGCCTCCGTGAGCGCCTGCATACGTCCGGCCAGCTCGGCGTGATGGTTCCTGACCGTATCGGCCGCCTCCGCGTCGGCAGATGTGGTCGCGACGATCACCTCATTGATGGTCATGATGGGTTCCTTTCCGGTGCGCTGGTCCAACTACTCGCAATTTACTACAATAATTTCCGTGGTAAATAGTGCATCGCCTCTCGGCCCCGCGCCGGTGCCCTCGGCGACCGGCCAGGTGCCGCTGTCCGGGCAGCGGCTGCGGGTGCTCGAGCACGTGCGATCCCACGCCCCGGTCCGGACAATCGACGCGGCCGCCGCGCTGGGGTTGCATCAGAACACCGTCCGCGAACACCTGGACGCGCTGGTTGACCTCGGACTCGTCGAGCGCGCCACCGAACCCGCCGTCGGACGCGGGCGGCCGGCCGCCCTGTATCGGCCGTCCGCCGCCGATCCCACCCTGCTGGCCCGCGACTATGCGGGCCTTGCCACTGCGCTGGCCGGGCATCTGGCCCGCACCAGCGCCGACCCGGAGCGCGACGCGCGCGCCGCCGGCGTCGAGTGGGGACGCGAGCTGGTCGAGGGGACCACCCGCTCCGACGGCGACCCGCGGACGACAGTGCTCGACGCGCTGACCCGGCTGGGCTTCGCTCCCGACGACGACGACGGCGCCGAGCGCGGTGTGGCACTGCGCCGCTGTCCGCTGCTCGACGCCGCCCGCCGCTATCCGAGCGTGGTCTGCCAAGTCCACCTCGGCATCGTCGAGGGATTGCTGCAGAGCATCGACGCGCGCACGGGGCCGGGCCTCGACCTGATCCCTTTCGCCGAGCCCGGTGCCTGCCGGCTGTTCCTGCCGGACCACGCGGTGAAACAGCATGACTGACAAGAGAATTCCATCACCGGCGGCGCTGTTGGCGCCCGGAGGCTTCGCGCTGCTGGCCGCCACGGCCCAGCCGGTCGGGGTACCCGCATGAACCGCAGTCGATGGCATCTGCGAGTCGGGTCGATCGTATTCGCCTGGCTTGCAGCGCTTGTCGTGGTGGCACTGGTGCACCGATCCGTGCCGATATCCGGCTGGTTGCTGATCCATCTGCTCGGACTGGGGGCGGCAGGCAACGCGATCCTCATCTGGAGCCGCCACTTCACCGATGCGCTGCTGCGCCGGCCGCCGGATCCGTCGCGGGCCGGGCAGGCCTGGCGCATCGGGGTTTTCAACGTCGGTGCGGTCGCGGTGGTCGCCGGCATGATCGTCGACCTCTGGCCGGTAATACTGGCCGGTGGCGTCGCGGTCGGCGCCGTCGCGCTGATCCACGCGGTCACGCTGATCCGGCAACTGCGCCGCGCACTGCCTTCGCGCTTCGGGGACACCGTGCGTTATTACGTCGCTGCGGCAGCGCTGCTTTCGGTCGGCGCCGGCCTGGGCGTGGCCATGGCGAACCCAGCATTGCCTGGCACCAGCCATGACCGGTTCGTCATCGCCCATGCGGCGGTGAACCTGTTCGGGTTTGTCGGGCTTTCGGTGCTCGGCACGTTGGTCACGCTGTGGCCGACGATGCTGCGCACCCGGATGGCCGACGGTGTCGAGGTGGCCGCCCGGCGCGGATTGCCTGTTCTGGTAGCCGGATTGGGTGTGGGGGCGTTGGGGGCGGTGGCCGGCTCACCGGTGCTGACCGCCGCAGGCGCGCTCGGCTACCTCGCCGCGGCCGGTTATGTGCTCATGCCTCACCTCGACGAGGTGCGCCGCAAGCGGCCGGGCAGCTTCGCGACGCTGTCGGTGTTTTCCGGAGTGGTGTGGCTACTGGGTTCGCTGAGTTATGCCGTCGTCGCCTTCGCCACCGCACCGACGTGGCCTGCGGTGCTCGACAGGGCCGGCCCGCTCACCGTCGCGGTGCTCGCCGGCTTCCTGGTGCAGGTTCTGCTGGGCTCGCTCTCGTATCTGACGACCATCGTGGTCGGCGGTCGCGCTTCGGCGATCGCGGCGACAACGGAACTGGAGCGCGGTGCGCCGTGGCGGCTGGCGGTCGCCAACTTCGCGCTGCTGCTGTGTGTGCTGCCGACGCCGAGCTTGGTGCGGATGGCTGCGTCGGTGTTGGTGCTGGCGGCGTACGCCGCGTTCCTGCCGCTGCTGGTGCGGGCGGTGTGGCTGGCACGGAAGAATCGCGATACGCCGTCGACGCCGGGTCCGCCCCCGGCAGGACCGTCGGCTCGGCACCGGCTCGGAGTCGCGGCAGCCGGGCTGGGTGTGGTGGTGCTGACGGCCGCAGCCGCCGTGGCCGCCGACCCCGCCGCGGTCGGTATCTCCACGGCCCCAACAGCGTCGGTGACTGCGACGGGCCAGACCACCGAGGTCGAGGTGCACGTCGAGGGCATGCGCTATGTGCCCGACACCATCGAGGTGCCCGCCGGAAACCGTTTGGTGGTCACACTCGTCAACACCGGTTCCGACCGCCACGATCTGGTGCTGTCGAACGGGACACGCACCGGGCGCCTCACGCCGGGAGAGACGGCTGTGCTCGACGCCGGGGTGATCGGCACCGACCTGGACGGCTGGTGTTCGGTGGCCGGGCACCGCCAGATGGGCATGACCATGGCGGTGCGGACAGGTGGTGCCCCGGCACAGGAAACGGTCGCCCCGACGATCAGCGCCGACGACATCGCGCGCAGCCTCACCGCGCACCCGGGCGCGGGTTTCGTGCCGCACGACCCAGTGCTGGCGGCGGCGACGCCGGACCACCGCATCACCTTGTCGGTCACCGAGACCGAGCGGGAGGTGTCACCCGGAATCACCCAGCGGCTGTGGACATTTGGCGGCAAGGCGCCGGGACCGACGCTGCGGGGCAAGGTCGGCGACGTCTTCGAGATCACCCTCGTCAACGACGGCACCATCGGGCACTCGATCGACTTCCACGCCGGGGCGCTGGCCCCCGACGTGCCGATGCGCACGATCCAACCAGGCGAACGACTGGTCTACCGGTTCACCGCGCCGCGCGCCGGGGTGTGGCTGTATCACTGTTCGACGATGCCGATGTCGGTACACATCGCCAACGGCATGTTCGGCGCGGTGATCGTCGATCCGCCGGACCTGGCACCGGTCCACCGCGAATACCTGCTGGTGCAGTCCGAGTACTACCTCGGTCCGCCGGGCGGTGAAGTCGACGCCGCCAAAGTCGCCACCGACGAGCCAGACCTGGTGGTCTTCAACGGCTACGCCAACCAGTACGACCACGCGCCGCTGACCGCCCGGGTCGGGGAGCGGGTTCGGATCTGGGTGCTGGCCGCCGGACCGAACCGCGGCAGCTCCTTCCACGTCGTCGGCGGCCAGTTCGACACCGTGTGGTCGGAGGGCGACTATCGGTTGCGACGGGGTCCCGGCGGCGCGCAGACGCTCGGATTGTCCGCGGCCCAAGGCGGATTCGTGGAGCTGAGCTTCGAGCAGCCGGGGCACTACCCGTTCGTGACGCACGCGATGGTCGACGCCGAACGCGGCGCGCACGGGGTCATCGCGGTCACCGCTCAGCCGGGGTAGCGGCGCGGCGTGAAGACCCGGTCGCCGTCGCCGGAATACCACTGCGTCTGCGAGGAGCCGACGATCAGCAGGCAGCGCATGTCGACGTCGGCGGGGTTCAAGTCGGCCAGTCGCACCACCGTGACCTGTTCGCGGGGTCCGGACACGTCGCGGCCGATCACCACCGGAGTGCCGGGGTCGCGATGCTCGAGCAGCAGCTCTCGCATCGCCCCGACCTGCCAGGTGCGGGTCTTCGAGGCCGGGTTGTAGATCGCCAGCACCAGGTCGGCCGCCGCGGCCGCGGTCAGCCGCGCGGCGATCACGTCCCACGGCTTGAGCCGGTCCGACAGCGAGAGCACCGCATAGTCGTGGCCCAGCGGGGCGCCGACGCGGCTGGCGACGGCCTGCGCGGCCGTCATCGCCGGGATCACCCGCACGTCGACGTCAGGCCACTGTTTGGCTTCTTCCAGCACGGCGGTGGCCATCGCGAACACGCCGGGGTCACCGGAGGACACCACCGCGACCGCGCGGCCCTGTTCGGCCAGCGTGCAGGCCAACCGCGCGCGGGCCGGCTCGTCGGTGTTGTCGCTCGGATGTTTGCGCTGATCGTCGCGGGCGGCGATGCGGTCGAGGTAGGGGCCGTAGCCGATGAGGTCGGTGGCCGCGGCCAGCTCGCGCCGCGACTGCGGGGTCATCCAGTTCGGGTCGCCGGGTCCCAGGCCCACGACGGCGACGCTGCCGGTGGTCTGTGCGTGACGCGGTCGCCCCGGCAACATCGCCAGCGAGAAATACGGGACCGATTCGTCATCGACGTCGCCTGCGCCAAGCACCCGCTGCCGCGGCGTGCTCGCACGCTCGACGTAGAAGGCTTCGTCCAACCGGCCGGTCGCCGAAAGAGCTTTGCGCACAGCAGGATACGAGCGACCCAACTTGAGCATCACCGCTGCGTCGGTGTCGGCGAGCCTGCGCTCGAGCTCATCGGCGGGCAGTGTGCCGGGCAGGATCGTCAACACCTCGTCGCCCTGGACCAGGGGAGTGGCCACCGCTGCCGAAGCCGCGCTCACCGACGTCACCCCCGGCACGATGACCGCGTCGAACCGCTCGGTCAACCGGGTGTGCATGTGCATGTAGGAGCTGTAGAACAGCGGGTCGCCCTCGGCGAGGAGGGCCACGTTGCGGCCGACCTCCAGGTGGGCGGCGATGCGGTCGGCGGACTCGCGGTAGAAGTCCTCGATCGCTCCCGCGTAGCCGCCGGGGTGATCGGTGGTTTCGGTGGTGACCGGGTAGACCAGGTGCTCCTCGATCTGGCCCGGCCGCAGATACGGCTCCGCGATGCCGCGCGCGATGCTGTTGCCGTGCCGCGCGCTGTGGTACGCCACGACGTCGGCCTCTCCGATCACCCGTGCCGCCTTGACGGTGACGAGTTCAGGGTCGCCGGGTCCGAGCCCGACGCCCCACAGCGTTCCCCTGGTGTCGCTCATTCTCGTTCGTTGGCAATCGCGTTCACGGCCGCGGCGGCCATCGCACTGCCGCCGCGACGGCCCGTCACCACGAGATACGACATTCCGCGGGGCCGGTCGACGAGTTCCTGCTTGGACTGCGCGGAGCCGACGAAGCCGACCGGTCCGCCCAGCACCGCGGCGGGCGTCGGGGCGCCGTCGTCGAGGAGTTCGAGCAGCCGGAACAGCGCGGTCGGCGCGTTGCCGATGGCCAGCACGGCACCGCCGAGCCGGTCGGCCCAGAGGTCCACGGCGGCCGCCGACCGGGTGGTGCCCAGGCGGTCGGCCAGGTCAGGCGCTCGCTCGTCGGCCACCAGCGAGACCACTTCGTTTCCGGCTGGCAGGCGCGAGCGGGTGATGCCCGCGGCGACCATCGAGGAATCACACAGCACCGGCGCCCCGGCGGCCAGTGCGGCGTGGGTCTTGGCGACCACGTCCGGGCTGAACGCCACGTGGTCGGTGACGTCGACCTGTCCGCAGGTGTGGATCAGCCGGACGACCACGCGCGCCACGTCGTCGGGGAACCGAGCCAGGTCCGCCTCGTCGCGAATCGTCGCGAACGATTGCCGGTAGATCTCCCCGGCGTCGCGGATGTAGTCGAGCACGCGATCACCCTACGGGGGCGTGTCGCGCGCCTGGTATCCGTCTCCGGTCGCCACCAGCACCTCACCCGCAGGCGGGCTGCCGCAGGCCCTGTCGCAGCCCACGAAATGGCGGTGGACTGGGCTTGGATCGGCAGCCGCGGCGGCGGCGTCTGCGCGGACATCGGCCCTCGAGTGCTCACAGCCCGGGCTTCCCGTGCACGCGCTGACCGAAAGCCAGGGGGAGTTCTCGTCGAACACGAGTCCCAGGGGCGCGAGGACGCGCAGGGCGACGTCGGCGGCTTCCTCGTCGAGGTCGAAGACGAGGATCGAGCGCCACGGCGTGATCGCCATCGGCGCCCCGATCGCGGTCAGGTACTCGGCGGTCCGGGCGGGCAGCACGCCGAGCGGAACCGCGGCGCCCAACGTGACGCGGCCGTCGTGCTGGACGAGCCAACCGACGGGCGGCCGCGTGACCGCTGGCCACGTCGCTCCCGGCGCTTCGGACGGGATCAGATCGCCGAGCAGAGCGTCGGCATCGACGAGTTCCTTGACGCGCCAAGCGGTTCCGCGGCCGGCGGCGAATCGCCGCGCCACCGCGACCATCGCGGGCACCACATCGTTCAGCGCCAGGCGAACACCGGTGTCGCGGCCCGCCAATAGCAGCGCGGCGGTATCAGACTGGACGTGGACGCCGACGTCCGCGCCTAGGCCCGAGATGTCGGCGCGGCCGTCGTCGATGCCGAACAGGAACCGGCCACCCAGAGCGGCCAGTTCCGGATCGGCGCAGATCGCCTCGTCGAGGTCGGTGATCAGCGCACGGATGTCGGCGGCCGGCCCGACCCGCCCGGACAGCGGTGAGGCGACGATGTTGCGCACGCGTTCGTGGGTCGGCGACGGCAGCAGACCGGCGGACGCCGCGGCGTCGGCGACCGCAGCCGTGTCGGTGACGCCACGGATCTGGAGGTTGCCCCTCGAGGTCAGTTCGAGCGTGCCCGCAGCCCAGTCGGTGGCCGCCCGCGCGAGCGTCTCCAACTGCACGGTCGTGATGGCGCCGCCCGGTAACCGCATCCGCGCCAGCGCACCGTCCGCGGCCCGATGCACCTGCAGCGCACCGGGGCAGGCGTCCTGCTCGCGGGTCCTGGCCACCCGTTCACGGTACGCCCGCAACCCTTCGGGCCGAAGTCGTCGTCAGCTGGCCAGCGCGACAGGACTGACCACTTCGGAGTAGGTCGAGGCGTCACCGACGACGGAGCGGCTGCGGCGGCCGTGAACGTCGACCGGGACGTCGCCGGCCAAAGTGATGCGATTGAGCCGTCGATACTGGTCATCGTAGTCGGCGACGGCGTAGTGCTGCGTAGCGCGGTTGTCCCAGAGCGCGACATCGCCGGGCCGCCAGTCCCATCGAATAGTGTGCTCGAGCTTGGTGATTCGCTTCTGCAGCAGATCGAACAACGCTGCCGACTCCGTCGTGCCGAGTCCCACGAACTTCTCGACGAAATGGCCGAGCAGCAGCACTCGCTTGCCGGTCTCGGGATGCACGCGGACCACGGGATGCTCGGTTTCGTAGACGTCGGAGACGAATTCCTCTCGGTAGGACCGCTGTTCGGTGGTCGGTGACGTGTTCGGCTCGTCGTGCAGCGACGCGTAATCGTATCGATTGGTGTGCACCGCCCAGAGGCTTTCGGTCAACGCGCGCAACGCTGTTGGAAGGCGGTCGTACGCGGCCTCGGTGGACGCCCACGTCGTCGTGCCGCCGTAACGCGGCAGGGTGACGGCCCGCAGGATCGATGCCTTCGGGATCCGGTCGACGAACGTGACATCGGTGTGCCAACTGTTCGCCTTGTCGTAGCGGGAATCGATGGGCAGCAGCCGGTCCCCGCGCGAAGTGACCGTCGGGTGTGCGGCCGTGGGGGTGCCCAACGCCCGCGCGAAGGCCAGCTGAGCGTCGTCGTCGACCTTGTGCTGATTACGGAAGAAGACGACTTTGTGTTCGAGCATGGCGGCATTGATCGCGTTCGCAATTTCCGGATCGATCCCCGCGCTGAGATCGACACCGTCGACACGGGCGCCGATGTGGGCGCCGAGCTTTTTCACCCTCAGAGATGACGGCACGTGGGTAACCTCCAGACGATGCGTGAATCAAGTCGCTACGTTCGCGGTCCGAAGGTGCGACGACAAGCTTTCTGCTCAACGCGAATCGAACCGGGCGCCGTTTCGGTCCGATCAAGATCGGGTAGTGCAGCGCCGTGAGAGCACTGTGGGAGTACGTCACCGCCCACTACGCGCAGTTGGTGTTCGACTCGTACCAACACCTCAGCGCGGTCGTTCAGAGCGTTCTCATCGCGACGATCGTCGGGGTGGTGGTCGGGGTGCTGACCTACCGCAACCCGCTGGCAGCCAACCTCGCGACAGCGACGTCCA
This window harbors:
- a CDS encoding F420-dependent biliverdin reductase; amino-acid sequence: MAKATTRLTDDALAFLSERHLAMLTTLRSDNSPHVVAVGFTFDPKTHIARVITSGGSQKAVNADGQGVAVLSQVDGARWLSLEGKAKVNADPDAVRDAELRYAQRYRTPRVNPKRVVIEVRVERVLGSSDLLDRVEA
- a CDS encoding SDR family NAD(P)-dependent oxidoreductase; amino-acid sequence: MTDTADTRPALVVVFGGRSEIGVEVATRLAPGATVLLAARRAHDLQAQAAAVRAAGATAVHVREFDADDLASHGPVVDAIIAEHGPMGTAVLAFGVLGDQALAEKDAAHAAAILHTDFVAQASLLTVLAAAMRGAGSGSIVTFSSIAGVRVRRANYVYGSAKAGLDGFCRGLADALHGSGVHLLLVRPGFVIGRMTAGMSPAPLSTTPAKVADATVRALRRRRGVVWVPAPLALLAFAFRVTPRFVWRRMPR
- the cbiE gene encoding precorrin-6y C5,15-methyltransferase (decarboxylating) subunit CbiE yields the protein MIVVVGIGADGMAGLSPDSKSELQRATVVYGSRRQLALLDDTVTAARREWPTPMLPALQALLEGVDGDVHVVASGDPLLHGVGSSLIRLYGAERVTVLPHVSSVTLACSRLGWAVQEIEVISLVQGDPHTAVRRGGQAVVMSRDGATPAALARLLTDTGRGDSEVSVLEQLGGPAERRRTATARDWAARPPDDVDDLNVVAVRYLPDERQLGVLPDEMFANDGQLTKQPVRAVTLAALAPRPGQLLWDVGAGSGSVAIEWCRSGAGCRAIAFERDEQRRNRITDNVVAFGARVEVQCAAPESFESVPAPDAVFVGGGLTQPGLLEACFDRLPPGGRLVVNAVTVETEALVAQWYSQQGGELRRFEHHRGEPLGGFTGWRPAMPITQWAVTRR
- the cobM gene encoding precorrin-4 C(11)-methyltransferase, coding for MTVYFIGAGPGAADLITVRGHRLLSRCPVCLYAGSIMPEDLLALCPPDARVVDTGPLTLEQIVTELADAHAAGLDVARLHSGDPSIYSALAEQCRRLVDLGVDYEIVPGVPAFAAAAAVLGRELTVPGVAQTVTLTRVATLSTAMPDGEDLSTLSAPGATLVLHLAAAQIDAIVPQLLAGGYQPETPCAVVAFASWPQQQVVRCTLADLAVQTKAAGITRTAVIIVGDVLAAEGFTDSYLYSSDRIRRGRH
- a CDS encoding cobalt-precorrin-6A reductase; amino-acid sequence: MRILLLGGTSEARSLAARLHPDIEVLSSLAGRVPHPALPVGEVRIGGFGGVDGLRRWLSDNGVDAVVDATHPYAATMTAHAAVVCAELRLPHLVLVRPAWPTGDALVVSSDVEAAKTVAAEPFRRVFLTTGRSGAAAFKDVDAWFLIRAVTPPDAQDLPRRHQVVLSRGPYRYDDELTLLREHGIDALVTKNSGGQMTRPKLDAAAALGIAVVMVDRPPLPSGVATVATVDDAVTWVRAMGTT
- a CDS encoding phosphotransferase family protein, translating into MTIPRGPADVTPGWLGSVLGVDVEAVDVMPIGTGQTGATYRVAVTYSTEQTALPATFAVKLPAQDDAVRERVALGYRSEVEFYTDVADKVAIPVPECFHSDITDDGTDFVLILADMAPAVQGDQIAGCTEREARLAVEALAGLHGPTWCDGVWLQLSGIAMPKPGDEAAATGMGEVCRMAAEITIDKLGDSMSAEDRETLASAMALVTPWLLAEPGRFAVMHGDYRLDNMLFDPDRRRISIVDWQTVGVGLPARDLAYFTATSLTPQIRSTVEKDLVQVYHEALASHGVKDYALDTCWRDYRLGAVQAPVLTALGYAFASSTERGDEMILTMLSRGCQAIRELETLELIKSYPSP
- a CDS encoding DUF2249 domain-containing protein, which produces MTINEVIVATTSADAEAADTVRNHHAELAGRMQALTEAMLSAAERGADFEAARAAATEFLTGELLPHAAAEEARLYPAAANTERARPLIESMIAVHHIIGGLVDRIQTETSPMRAAAAGHALRVLFDTHLVDENDRILPIVAADPHVSLADALGGMHELLGGHHGVEGGHRCGCESDAGEPVLDVREVPHSIRHATVFGAFDAVPVGASMVLVAPHDPVPLLRQLHDRTSGRISVDYLERGPEAWRLRLSRL